A portion of the Daphnia magna isolate NIES linkage group LG4, ASM2063170v1.1, whole genome shotgun sequence genome contains these proteins:
- the LOC116935153 gene encoding protein ALP1-like, whose product MDNYDFDVYKWKTKCVVGFTALLFAVTLLKKKYLIRKRHPLGRPWTRSFNKEENRAKHSWYFTILKEAALSDSYTFQNFTRMSPTCFEKLLKEIGGHHEMQRKHTKMRMCITAGERLALTLRYFATGDNLHTLAYGFRVASSTACLITRGTAIAIYEELASKYLAVPNADKWRRVVQEYYTKWNYPNCCGAIDGKHIAIICPPHSGSLYQNYKGFKSIVLMAIAGANYEVLMFDLGEYGRQSDSGIWCSSDLRKSFKNRQLDLPAPSALPLSQEGSLVHPVVLVGDDAFELTDYMMKGYPGRRTLLPQHETIYNYRHSRARRTSENLFGILATRWRLFLTTVNAKPENVEHYTRAVLVLHNLLIAECNTYVRKGTSDYFDRNGGLVDGDWRDDEVYNNAASFNNMEHSYSRNATQKAKKLRDSYKQYFCHEGSVPWQYDICNFTSKNT is encoded by the exons atggataACTACGATTTTGACGTGTACAAGTGGAAAACCAAATGTGTTGTTGGATTCACAGCTCTTTTATTTGCGGTAACtctacttaaaaagaaatatcttATTCGTAAAAGACATCCGTTAGGACGTCCGTGGACAAGATCTTttaacaaagaagaaaatcgaGCTAAACACTCTTGGTACTTTACTATTCTTAAAGAGGCTGCTTTGTCTGATTCCTACACGTTTCAGAATTTCACACGCATGTCCCCAACTTGCTTTGAGAAATTGCTTAAAGAAATTGGTGGTCATCATGAAATGCAAAGGAAACATACCAAAATGAGAATGTGTATCACAGCAG GAGAAAGATTGGCACTCACCCTACGATATTTTGCCACTGGTGATAATCTTCATACCCTTGCGTATGGATTTAGAGTAGCTTCTTCTACTGCATGCCTTATTACTCGAGGTACAGCAATAGCAATTTATGAGGAACTTGCATCAAAATACCTAGCTGTGCCAAATGCAGATAAATGGAGAAGGGTTGTCCAAGAATACTACACAAAATGGAACTATCCCAACTGTTGTGGTGCAATAGATGGCAAACACATCGCTATTATTTGTCCACCACACAGTGGGTCTCTTTACCAAAACTACAAAGGCTTTAAAAGCATCGTGTTAATGGCGATAGCTGGTGCTAATTACGAAGTTTTGATGTTTGACCTTGGTGAATATGGGAGACAATCTGATAGTGGGATTTGGTGTTCGTCTGATTTACGCAAATCCTTCAAAAACAGGCAATTAGATCTTCCAGCACCATCTGCTCTTCCTTTGTCACAAGAAGGCTCTTTAGTGCACCCAGTGGTTCTTGTTGGTGACGACGCCTTTGAGCTTACTGATTACATGATGAAAGGATATCCAGGTAGGAGAACTCTACTTCCTCAGCATGAAACTATCTACAATTATAG ACATTCTCGAGCAAGGCGAACTTCGGAAAATTTATTTGGAATTCTAGCAACAAGGTGGAGGTTATTCCTAACAACTGTGAACGCAAAACCTGAGAATGTAGAACATTACACTCGTGCAGTTTTAGTCCTGCATAACTTGTTGATTGCTGAATGCAACACCTATGTAAGAAAAGGAACATCAGACTATTTCGACAGAAACGGTGGCCTGGTTGATGGAGATTGGAGAGATGATGAAGTATATAATAATGCGGCTAGTTTTAATAACATGGAACACTCTTATAGTCGTAATGCAACGCAAAAGGCAAAGAAGTTGCGTGATTCATACAAACAATATTTTTGCCATGAGGGAAGTGTACCGTGGCAATATGACATTTGTAAttttacaagtaaaaacaCCTGA
- the LOC123471209 gene encoding uncharacterized protein LOC123471209 yields MSVNKITNSKKTVSPKKSERLPTRVSPRKKIVKTVYDLDIASGSGVKSSAKKRISTYPWNEERIQEMIQGVSEYPVLYDISRDDYKDVTVHARALDAVAQRLPCCTGADVKSKWEYLRKCWLNERREQNKEDPSGTGTDDLKKNQRKPFAYYESMGFISPFTKSRVGRHTNITNNKYFQTDDYGNENDADEAVQQQQTVEVVHVELSLDSSNSVFASEQTKQILQNGTFYSSDSDQFADERNNSGIENGFAGEFFDVETSLQSGCSSPLLIRSPSKSTKHAAGGSNKTSGNYKSCAGKEANQPASATKKMIKGKNTMQDIDGQLNFLGKSMMALVESKPENPQLDDTQKDWYSYAANFGIRVAAIPCDDARDQIRLGMENLYATYKKWKPSV; encoded by the exons atgtctGTCAATAAAATAACTAACAGTAAAAAGACTGTTTCCCCGAAAAAATCTGAACGTTTACCAACGAGAGTGTCTCcgagaaagaaaatagttaAAACTGTCTACGATTTGGACATAGCATCAGGAAGTGGAGTAAAATCTTCAGCCAAGAAAAG AATTTCAACATATCCATGGAATGAAGAAAGAATCCAAGAAATGATACAGGGTGTGTCAGAGTATCCAGTCCTTTATGATATTTCTCGTGATGACTACAAGGATGTCACAGTTCATGCCCGTGCCCTTGATGCTGTTGCTCAAAGACTGCCATGTTGCA CTGGTGCTgatgtaaaatcaaaatgggAATATTTGAGGAAGTGTTGGTTGAACGAGAGGAGAGAACAAAATAAAGAGGATCCATCTGGCACTGGGACTGATgacttaaagaaaaaccaacgCAAACCATTTGCTTATTATGAATCTATGGGATTCATTTCCCCTTTCACCAAGTCAAGAGT GGGTCGCCATACTAACATTACTAACAATAAATATTTCCAAACCGATGACTATGGTAATGAAAACGATGCTGATGAAGctgttcaacaacaacaaacagttGAAGTAGTACATGTTGAATTGTCACTCGATTCCAGTAATTCGGTTTTTGCATCAGAACAAACAAAGCAAATTTTGCAAAACGGAACTTTTTATTCGTCGGATTCAGACCAATTTGCTGACGAACGTAATAACAGTG GAATAGAAAACGGTTTTGCAGGAGAATTCTTTGATGTTGAAACTTCACTACAATCTGGATGTTCTTCTCCATTATTAATACGCAGTCCTTCAAAGTCTACGAAACATGCCGCTGGTGGATCCAACAAGACATCTGGAAATTACAAGTCTTGCGCTG GAAAAGAGGCCAACCAACCAGCTAGTGCCACTAAGAAAATGATCAAGGGAAAAAACACAATGCAAGACATAGATGGCCAATTAAATTTCTTAGGAAAATCAATGATGGCACTTGTGGAAAGTAAGCCTGAAAATCCACAACTGGATGATACTCAGAAAGACTGGTATAGTTATGCTGCCAACTTTGGTATACGTGTTGCTGCCATACCATGTGATGATGCCCGCGACCAAATTAGATTGGGTATGGAAAATCTATACGCTACGTACAAGAAGTGGAAGCCATcagtttaa